The Polyangium aurulentum genomic interval CCGCGGCGCGATCGAGCGAGGCCATCGCCCGCGCGGCGGCCTCGCGCACGAGCGCGTAAGGGTCCTTCTGGGCCATCGAGCGCAAGGTCTCCATCGCGACCGGCGAGGCGCTCCCCGCGCCGAGACGGCCGAGCGCCTCGGCCGCGCGCACGCGCAAGGGCCAGCTCGGCGCCTCGCGACCGAGCTTGGCGACCGCGCCGATCGTGGAGGCGTCCTTCACCGTGCCGAGCGCCGACAGGGCCGCCCGGCGAACGCTCTCCTCGGGGTCGGAGAGCGCGTCGATCACGGCCGCCTGCGCCTCCTTCTCCGGCCGGCGCGCGAGCAGCTCCACCGCCCGCGTGCGCACCTCGATCGCCGGGTGCCGCTCGAGCGCCACGAACGCGGGCACCACCGCCGCCGCGATGCGCTCGACCGCCGCCGCGACGGCCTTCTCCGTCTCCGGATCGAGCTTCGCCTGAGGATCGGTGAGGGGCATCAAGCCGAGCGTGTCCTTGCCCGACAAGAGCGCGTCCGCCACGACGCGCGCCCGATCGGGCGACGTCGAGGCCGCGGCCACGGCGGCGCGCTCGAGCGAGGGCGAGAGCGTCACGAGCGCACGAGCGCGGGCCGCGGCTTCCGCCGGATCCGGCCCGAGGCCCGCGAGGATGTCGCGCACCGCGAGCGGTCCATCCGGCACCGGCAAGGGCTCGCCCGAGCGCGTGAACGAGCGCGTCGCGAGCGAGGCCGACGCCGCCACGGCCGCGCGCCGGAGCGCCTCGTCGGTCGAGAAGATCCCTGCCGCGATCGCGTCCGCCGCCGACGCGCTCTGCGCCGCGTCGCCCTTGATGGCCAGCCGCGCGAGCGCGACGAGCGCCGCCTGACGCAAGAGCGGCTCGCTCGAGTCCGCGAGCGCGACCAGCATGCTCAGCTCGTTCGGCGAGGCCACGCCCAGCTCGGCGAAGGCGTGGATCGCCGCGGCGCGCGCGGTCGCTCCTGCCTCGGGCGCGCGGGCGAGGGCCGCCAGCGCGGGCGCGTGCTTCTTGTCGTGCGTGAGCCCGAGGCCCACGGCCGCCACGCCACGCACCTCGGGCGAGGCCGACGCGAGCAGCTTCACGAGCAGCGCTTCGGCCTTCTTGTCGCCCATGCGCGCCACGCCCCACGCGGCAGCGACGGCGATGGAGTCGCTCGGCAGGATCGCCCCCGCCGCGTCCTTGGGCGCGAGCATGCTCTCGTAGCGGGGCAGGATGGCCGGATCGCGCAGCGCGCCGCAGGCGATCATCGCCCGCACCCGCAGGCTCTTGTCGGCCTGGCCCGTCGCGAAGTTGTAGAGGGCCGGCCCCGCGCTCTTGTTCTCGACGTAGGCGAGCACCTCGATCGCGATCTTCTGCTGCGACTCCTTGTCGTCGGCGAGCGCGTCGAGCAGCGGCTTGATCGCGCGCGCCCCGATCTTGGCCAGCTCGGCGCGCGCCGCCGCCGAGGCTGCGGGCGTGCCGCCGCTGCGCACCTTCTGCACGAGCGGGAACGTCATCGCACCGTACAGCTCGACGAGCAGCCTCCGGTAGAGCGGCTTCTGCGGGTTGCCCACGGCCACGGGCAGAAGCTCGCGCTCGAGCGACTCGAGCGTCCCCCGGCCGAGGTTCACCTGCATCGACATGCGCGCCGCCCGCGCCACCAGCTCCTCGTCGGGCGAGGCGCGCACGACGCGCCGGAAGAGCCTGTCGGCCTCGTCGACCTGCCCGGACGACAGGAGCATCTCGGCGAGGTCGAAGTAGACCGGGAAGAGCCGGTCGTTCTTCGCGATGGCCTGGCGGTACTCGGCGATCGCGTGCGGGATGTCCTGCCTCCGGCGGTACATGTCGCCGAGCTTCTGGTGGCCGTTGGCGTCCTCGGGCGACAGCTCCACGGCGCGCGCGGCGTACTTGATCGCGTCGTCGTCGCGGTACAGCTCGGCCGCGTACTGGGCCATGCGCTGGTAGAACTCGCGGGCGCGCTTGGGGTTGACCTCGGCGAGCTTGGCGAGCACGTCGATCGCGCCCGAGAGGTTCTGCTCGAGCACGAGGACGCGCTCGAGCGCGAGCAGGCTCTCCTCGTCGCCGGGCGCGAGGTCCACCACCCGGCGCAGCACGGCCTCGGCGTCGGCGAGGCGGTGCAGGCGCCTTTGCACCTCGGCGAGCAGCCTGCCCGACTCGATGTCCGGCGGGTTCGCGTTGAAGCGTTGCTGCAGCGGCCCCACGCGGCTCGGCAGCTCGTGCGCGAGCGACCACAGGCTCACGATGTGCGTGCGCGCCTCGCGGGCGAGGAGCTTGTCGTTCTCGGCGCTCGCGAGCAGCTCCTCCCACAGCGTGCGCGCCTCGGCGTAGCGCTGATTCGCGTTGCCGAGCGAGGCGGCCGTGCGCTCGATGGCGATGGCGAGGTTCTTCTTGTAGCGGACGTTCGCGGGCTCGATCTGCACCGCCTCGCGCAGCGCGGTGAGCGCCTCGAGGGGCATGTCGTGATCGAGGTACACCTCGCCGAGCGTGGAGCTCGCCTTCGCGCGGTTCGGGATGATCGTCTTGATGCGCGCCCAGGTCTCGAGCGCCTTCTTCTTGTCGCCGGCCTGGTAGTAGCGGTCGCCCAGATCGATGACGTACGTCGCGTCGCCGCCCGCGGCGGTGGCGAGCCGCTGGAGCACCTTGAGCGCCTTTTCCTTCTCCTCGACGCGCTCGTAGAAGTCGGCGACGGACGCGAGGATCTCGGGCTCCTGGCCTGCGCGCGCCTCCAGCTCCGTGAGCAGCTTCAGCGCCTTCGGCCTGTCGCCGCGCTGGATCAGGGTCTCGCACAGCTCGAAGACGAAGTCGGGGTTGCCCGGGGCCGCCTTGATGAGCGCCTCGTACTCCTTGATCGCCGCGTCGAGCTCGCCGGCGGTCTGCAAGAGGTGCACGAGCTTCAAGCGCACGTCGATCTGCTTGCCGTCGCTCGCGAGCACCTTGCGGTAGGTGGCGATCGCCTTGTCGACGTCGCCTGTCTCCTCGTAGAGCGAGCCGAGCGTGGCGAGGCGCTGGGCGTCCTGGGCCCTCTCGGCCTCGAGGATCGGGATGAGCTCGGCGAGCTTGCCCTCGGCGCGGAAGGCGTCGGTCATGATCAGGAGGATCTCGGCGCGCACGCCCGCGGCGCCGCCGGCGATCGCCATCGCGCGCTTCAGCGTGGTGAGCGCCTCCTCCGTCTTCTTCTGCTTCGCGAGCGCCTGGCCGAGATCGCGCAGCGCGGGCGCGAGGGCGCGGTTGTCGCCTGCGGCCGCCTTCACCAGCTCGCGGAACTCGCCCTCGGCGCGCGCGTACTCGCCGCGATTCAGAAGCTCGCGCCCGAGCTCCGCCTTCACGAAGAGCGAGCCCTGCGCGCTCTTCACGAGCGCGTCGTGGTACTTCTTCGCGCCCTCGAAGTCCTTCACGTCGAGGCAGATCCCGAGCAGCGTGCGCGTCGTCTGCTCGATGTCCGCGGCCACCTTGAGCAGCGGCAGGGCCTTCTCGTAGCTCGCGCGCGCGGCCGTCTTCTCGCCGCGCTCGGACTGGAGCTGGGCGAGGGCGAGCATCGCCTGCGGGTCGTTCGGCTTCTCGGCGATCGCGGCCTGGTAGGTCTTGATGGCCTCGTCGGGGCGGCCGTCGAGCTTGTAGATGCCCGCGAGGGCCACCTTCGACGCCCACGCCTCGGGCCCGGGCGTCTGGGCGCGCTTCTCGAACTCCTCGATGAGCTTTTTGATGTTGCCGTCGCGCTCGCGGTAGAGCTGCGACAGGCGCTGCAACGGGAACGGCGCGCTCGGCTGCGACAGCACGATGGCCGTGTAGCGGGCGATGAGCGTCTCGCTCGAGGGGCCCTTGCCGCCTGCCTCGCCCGCGTCGGGGCCCGTGGGCTTCTGCGGCCCGGGCTTGCTCGGGCCGGGCTTCTGCGGCCCCGGCTTGCCCGCGCCGGGCTTGGGCTTCGGCTTCTTGTTGCGCCCCGACGGGTCGAAATCCGCGTACGCGGTGCTCGGGGGGAGCGTGAGCGCACTGACGAGCGGCAGGCCAAGGAGAAGACAGCCGGCGAGGACGTGGGAGCGCACGGCGAGAGGGTATCACCGGAACGTCGAGACTGCCGCCACCACCGCGAACGCGAGCAGCACGAGCGCGACCGCGAGCGCGACGCGCAACGTGGGGCGCTCGCGGGCGGCGCGCAGGACCCCCCTCCGATCCGCCTCGGGCACGGGAACTTCGAGCCCGAGGCCCGGATCCGCGCCTCGAACGGCCGCGTCGGCGAGGCCCTCCTCGAGCTTTTGCTGCGCCCGCCTGCTGCGCACGAGGAGCAGGAGAATCTCGAACAGCGCGGAAGCTCCCACCACCTGGATGGCCGCGCGACGCGCCCTTCCGGCTCTCGCCTTTTCGCGCGCCTCGGCGTCCGGCATGCCGTCGAGCAAGGGCTCGATCCGGGGAGCCAGCGCCGCGCCCTCGGGCGGCTCGAGCGGCCAGGCCACGGTGCCCGCGCCGCGCTCTTGCGGGTCCGTCGAGACGACGAGCTGCGCGCCGCGCGCGGGCGTGAAGGCGAACTGCCCTCGGAAGAAGCCCTCGGCATCCTGGACGAGCGGGACGACAGCGCCGAGGAGGCGGCCTTCGTCGGCGACGATCGACACGTAGACGCGCTCTCGCGGCGCGGGCGACACGAGCACGAGCGCGCCTTGCGTGCGGGAGGGATCGAGCCAGACCGCGCCCGGCAGCACGGGGAGCAGGCCTTCCCAGCGCCCGGTGCGGCCATCGAGCGCGCGGGCGCGCAGCTCGAGCTCGACGTGGTGAGCGACGGGCTTCACGCGGATCGAAGCCACGCCGCGCGCGTCGGTGATCACCTTGTCCGGGGTGATCTCGGCGCCCGGCGCGGAGGCCTCGATGGCGACGCCGGCCGCGCCAGGGATCTCGATCCGCACGGCCTCCGGAAAGGGCGCTGCGAGCTGGCCGCGCGTCGTGCTCACGGCGATCGCGAGATCGCCCGAGCCGACGCCGTGCACCGCGCCCGTCTTCGTCGCGAGAGGCGCGGCGGGGCGCAGGGGCACGGCGCCCTCCACGAGCACGTGCTCGCCGCGGAGCACGCGCAGCGAGATCGGTCCCGAGAGCGGCGTGTCCGCGTGGAGCACGACCTCGCCCACGCCGTCGGGGCCGAGCGAGGTGTGCGCGGCGGAGAGCGGGGTCGGGCCGTCGTGGGCCTCGACGCGCACGTCGTCGAGGGAGGCGACGTCGTCCACGCCGAAGAGGCGGCGGGCGCCCGTCAGGCGCAGGGCGAGGGTCGTTCCTCCGGCGACGGGCAGGCCGTGGACGCGCGCGCCCAGGGCGGGCCGCGCCGAGCCCGGGCCGAGGAGCACGAGCGCGGTGACGAGCACGGCCAGCGCGGGCACGACGAGGGTGACGAGCCGGCCGAGCATGGTCCTCAGCATAGCGGCCCTCGGGCAATTTGCTTCCTGGCGTACTATCCGATAGAGCGCCTTCGATGGCTGCCGACAAGACCAAGAAGGGCGCTCGCCAGCCGCAGGCGAGCCGGGACGACGTCGCGCTCAAGCTCCGGTCCGATCCGCGCACCGAGCGGAGGTACGAGCCCAAGCGCACGACCGCGGTGATGGTGACGCCGATCGTGGGCCTTCTGGGCTCGTTCGCGCTGGGCGCGGGGACGTACCTCCTGTTCTTGCGCGACGAGGCGCTCGGCTCCAGGGAGACGCTCGCGATCGGCCTGCTCGTGGCGGGCGTGGCGCTGCTGGTCTTCACGCTCGTCGGGGGGCAGTGGCCGGCGCGCCCGATCCGCGTGGGAGACGCGGGCGTCGGGGTCGAGAAGGGCGGGAGCGAGATCGATCGGATCGGCTGGTACGCCGTGACGAAGATGAGCCTGTCGCAGCTCGCGCTGACCGTGCAGTCGCTCTCGTCGACCCTCGTCATCCCGCTGTCGTTGCACAGGGACGCAGCCGGGCGCGTGCTCGCCGAGGCGCGGCAGCGGATCCCGGGCAAGGTCGAGGGCATCGCGTCGGACGCGCTCGACAAGTACGACACGAAGGCGGGGCAGCCGATGCCGCTCGAGCCGGCGCAGGTTGCCGGGCAGAAGTGCAAGGCGAGCGGCAAGATCATCGCGTTCGAGCGCGACGCGCGCCTGTGCGGACGGTGCGAGGAGATCTACCACAAGGACAGCGTGCCCAAGCGGTGCGTGACCTGTGACGCGCGGCTGAAGTGACGGGCCGAGGCGGAGGTCGGTCGAGCGCGCTCCGCCCGTCGTAGTATGCTTTCGCGCAGGTGAAGGCCGCGTTTCTCTTCGTCCTGCTCGCGCTGCTCCTGCTGCCCTCGCGCGCAGCAGCCCAGGCGCTTTACCTCCCCGAGCCCACCACCACCCCGCGACGCGTGATCGAGGAGCAGGGGCCGAGCCCGCTGTATTACCGGCGATCGCCGCGGTACGTGCTCCCGATCCTCCGCTCGGCGATCGGCGCGCAGGGGCGCATTGCGACCGGTGATCTCGAGGGCAAGTTCGCCTTCACGTTCGACGTCGACGTCGGCATGGCCGTGCGCTTCACCCGCGGCGCGCGCGTCGGGGCGATGCTCGAGGGCGGCTACAGCTACGTGGGCTTCTCCGAGCACCTCGCGAACCTGGGGCTCGGCCTCATCGTGTGGGGCCTCGGATCGCCCATCCTCGAGCGGTACGGGCAGGTCGATCCTCCGGGCCCGGTGAAGATCGCGCTCGTGCCGCACGCGCTCCTCGGCAGCGCGTACGGGGGCACCGCGTACGGCGCGCGGACGAGCCTGATGGCGATCTACTGGGTCGCGGGCTTCGAGCTAGCGCACCAGATCCTCGTGATCGGACAGCGACAGGTGCACGAGATCCACACGGTCCTCACCTTCGCGACGATGCTCGGGGAGGACGAAGAATGATGCGGGGCGCGGCGCTCGCGGGGGTGCTCCTGCTCGTCGCGGGGTGCGGGCCGAGCCTCGGCGGGCTCATCGAGGCCAAGCACTACCGCGAGGCGATCTGCGCGGCGACCGACGGCACCGAGGGGGCTCGCGCCGAGGTCGCGAGCGCGCTCGACAAGGACGCGGATCTGCAGGTGCACGTGCACGTGGTCACTGCGGAGGAGCTGCAGCCGGTGCTCGGAAGCGCGACGGAGAAGGTGATCGAGCGCGGGCGGCTCGCGCGTGTGATGGTCGACAGCAACG includes:
- a CDS encoding tetratricopeptide repeat protein, whose product is MRSHVLAGCLLLGLPLVSALTLPPSTAYADFDPSGRNKKPKPKPGAGKPGPQKPGPSKPGPQKPTGPDAGEAGGKGPSSETLIARYTAIVLSQPSAPFPLQRLSQLYRERDGNIKKLIEEFEKRAQTPGPEAWASKVALAGIYKLDGRPDEAIKTYQAAIAEKPNDPQAMLALAQLQSERGEKTAARASYEKALPLLKVAADIEQTTRTLLGICLDVKDFEGAKKYHDALVKSAQGSLFVKAELGRELLNRGEYARAEGEFRELVKAAAGDNRALAPALRDLGQALAKQKKTEEALTTLKRAMAIAGGAAGVRAEILLIMTDAFRAEGKLAELIPILEAERAQDAQRLATLGSLYEETGDVDKAIATYRKVLASDGKQIDVRLKLVHLLQTAGELDAAIKEYEALIKAAPGNPDFVFELCETLIQRGDRPKALKLLTELEARAGQEPEILASVADFYERVEEKEKALKVLQRLATAAGGDATYVIDLGDRYYQAGDKKKALETWARIKTIIPNRAKASSTLGEVYLDHDMPLEALTALREAVQIEPANVRYKKNLAIAIERTAASLGNANQRYAEARTLWEELLASAENDKLLAREARTHIVSLWSLAHELPSRVGPLQQRFNANPPDIESGRLLAEVQRRLHRLADAEAVLRRVVDLAPGDEESLLALERVLVLEQNLSGAIDVLAKLAEVNPKRAREFYQRMAQYAAELYRDDDAIKYAARAVELSPEDANGHQKLGDMYRRRQDIPHAIAEYRQAIAKNDRLFPVYFDLAEMLLSSGQVDEADRLFRRVVRASPDEELVARAARMSMQVNLGRGTLESLERELLPVAVGNPQKPLYRRLLVELYGAMTFPLVQKVRSGGTPAASAAARAELAKIGARAIKPLLDALADDKESQQKIAIEVLAYVENKSAGPALYNFATGQADKSLRVRAMIACGALRDPAILPRYESMLAPKDAAGAILPSDSIAVAAAWGVARMGDKKAEALLVKLLASASPEVRGVAAVGLGLTHDKKHAPALAALARAPEAGATARAAAIHAFAELGVASPNELSMLVALADSSEPLLRQAALVALARLAIKGDAAQSASAADAIAAGIFSTDEALRRAAVAASASLATRSFTRSGEPLPVPDGPLAVRDILAGLGPDPAEAAARARALVTLSPSLERAAVAAASTSPDRARVVADALLSGKDTLGLMPLTDPQAKLDPETEKAVAAAVERIAAAVVPAFVALERHPAIEVRTRAVELLARRPEKEAQAAVIDALSDPEESVRRAALSALGTVKDASTIGAVAKLGREAPSWPLRVRAAEALGRLGAGSASPVAMETLRSMAQKDPYALVREAAARAMASLDRAAAAPLLRELAAKDPEPRIRQTATQLLDGKPPPAAAP